One Saccharomycodes ludwigii strain NBRC 1722 chromosome VI, whole genome shotgun sequence DNA segment encodes these proteins:
- the MSC7 gene encoding meiotic recombination directing protein (similar to Saccharomyces cerevisiae YHR039C | MSC7 | Meiotic Sister-Chromatid recombination), giving the protein MSIQNIIHKCPPANYIFNLLTDNSDGSISSKILLICASLLIILLFNKKILPCNCKASNYVTPIKFEYAVPDEAKPNWKGKRIPNTNVYNEDDPTHLQCYCPATGQFLSRFDNMTKLDMDKLISKCSIAQKSWKSTTFKQRLQVLSTLHNYILHHQDEIARVCCRDSGKTMLDASMGEILVTLEKITWIIEHGVDVLTKEDKRPGPTNFFMQFYKGAKVVYEPLGVVAAIVSWNYPFHNLLGPIVAAIFAGNGIVVKCSEQVVWSSVYFIKLVKKVLEICGHDPNLVQLCYCFPPNIESKLSDDSGKSTADYFTSHPTFKHITFIGSKPVAHHVLKQAAETITPVVVELGGKDSFICLDSVQDLNKLSSIIMRGTFQSSGQNCIGIERVIVANSKYDELVNILEKRVASLRLGSDIDDLLENIDMGAMISDNRFEQLELLVKDAVNKGARLLYGGSRFCHPNFPQGHYFQPTLLVDVTPEMDIATNEVFGPILTVLKGGNDLNNIIKVSNSSPFGLGGSVFGKYEDCCYVADKLITGNVAINDFATFYVCQLPFGGCNGSGYGKFGGEEGLLGLCNAKSICYDKLPFVSTQIPAPLNYPIKDNEVAWQFVKAMNTASYTWSLWERIKNIFKLAKNA; this is encoded by the coding sequence ATGTCCATCCAGAATATTATCCACAAATGCCCTCCTGCAAACTATATTTTCAACTTACTCACCGATAACAGCGATGGTTCAATTAGTTCCAAAATATTACTAATTTGCGCATCCctattaattatattattatttaacaaaaagatattacCTTGCAATTGCAAAGCTAGCAATTATGTCACTCCAATTAAATTTGAATATGCAGTACCAGACGAAGCCAAGCCAAATTGGAAGGGTAAGAGAATTCCCAATACCAATGTTtataatgaagatgatCCAACACATCTTCAATGTTATTGTCCAGCAACCGGCCAGTTCTTAAGCAGATTTGATAATATGACCAAATTAGATATGGACAAATTGATTTCCAAATGTTCAATTGCTCAAAAGTCATGGAAGTCAACTACTTTTAAACAAAGATTGCAGGTTTTGAGTACTTTACATAATTACATCTTACATCATCAGGATGAGATTGCCAGAGTTTGTTGTCGTGATAGTGGTAAGACCATGTTAGATGCCAGTATGGGCGAAATCTTAGTGACTTTGGAAAAAATCACCTGGATTATTGAACATGGTGTTGATGTCTTAACTAAAGAAGATAAAAGACCAGGACcaacaaattttttcatgCAATTTTATAAAGGAGCAAAAGTAGTATACGAACCATTAGGTGTTGTTGCCGCCATTGTTAGTTGGAATTATCCCTTCCACAATTTGTTGGGTCCCATTGTGGCTGCTATCTTTGCTGGTAATGGTATTGTAGTTAAATGTTCCGAACAAGTCGTTTGGTCATCTGTTTACTTTATTAAACTAGTTAAAAAAGTCTTGGAAATTTGTGGCCATGACCCAAACTTGGTTCAATTATGCTATTGTTTCCCACCAAATATTGAAAGCAAGCTAAGCGATGACAGTGGTAAGAGTACTGCAGACTATTTTACATCACACCCCACTTTCAAGcatattacttttattggGAGCAAGCCAGTGGCTCACCACGTTTTGAAGCAAGCTGCCGAAACAATCACTCCTGTAGTTGTTGAGTTGGGTGGTAAGGattcttttatttgtcTGGATAGTGTCCAAGatttaaacaaattatcCTCTATTATTATGAGAGGTACTTTCCAATCTTCCGGCCAAAACTGTATTGGTATTGAAAGAGTCATTGTAGCCAATTCCAAATACGATGAATTAGTTAacattttagaaaaaagagtCGCTAGCCTAAGATTGGGTTCCGATATTGATGACTTATTGGAAAACATTGACATGGGTGCCATGATCAGCGATAACAGGTTTGAACAGTTGGAACTTTTGGTTAAGGACGCTGTGAATAAAGGTGCAAGGTTGCTATATGGTGGTTCCAGATTTTGTCATCCAAACTTTCCGCAAGgtcattattttcaaccAACTTTGTTAGTCGATGTCACACCAGAAATGGATATTGCTACTAACGAAGTCTTTGGTCCAATTTTGACTGTTTTGAAAGGTGGAAATGatttgaataatattataaaagttTCCAATAGCTCACCATTTGGTTTGGGTGGTTCTGTTTTCGGTAAATACGAAGATTGTTGTTATGTAGCTGACAAATTGATTACAGGTAATGTTGCCATTAACGATTTTGCCACGTTTTATGTTTGCCAATTACCATTCGGTGGATGTAATGGTTCAGGGTATGGTAAATTTGGTGGAGAAGAAGGTTTGTTAGGGTTGTGCAATGCCAAGAGTATTTGCTACGACAAGTTACCATTTGTCTCCACACAGATCCCTGCTCCATTGAACTATCCTATTAAGGACAATGAAGTGGCTTGGCAGTTTGTAAAAGCTATGAATACAGCTTCTTACACTTGGAGTTTGTGGGAaagaatcaaaaatattttcaagttGGCAAAAAATGCATGA
- the VMA10 gene encoding H(+)-transporting V1 sector ATPase subunit G (similar to Saccharomyces cerevisiae YHR039C-A | VMA10 | subunit G of the V1 peripheral membrane domain of V-ATPase | uncharacterized intron close to the beginning of the gene), which yields SQSNGIATLLKTEKDAQKIVAEARQYRQDKLKQAKKDALDEIQKYKTAKEQELKDFEAKNAGSVGDLEKSAEQGIQGDLKEIQQQSNAKKNDVVNLLVGAVTKPSAEIHINAK from the coding sequence TCTCAATCGAATGGTATCGctactttattaaaaactgAAAAAGATGCACAAAAAATAGTTGCAGAAGCCAGACAATATAGACAAGATAAATTGAAACAAGCTAAAAAGGATGCATTGGAtgaaatacaaaaatacaaaactgctaaagaacaagaattaaaagattttgaaGCTAAGAACGCAGGAAGTGTTGGtgatttggaaaaatcTGCCGAACAAGGTATTCAAGGCGACTTAAAGGAGATTCAACAACAGAGTAACGCTAAGAAAAATGATGTCGTTAATTTATTAGTTGGAGCTGTCACTAAACCAAGCGCTGAAATCCATATTAATGCCAAATAA
- the BCD1 gene encoding Bcd1p (similar to Saccharomyces cerevisiae YHR040W | BCD1 | Box C/D snoRNA accumulation), which produces MCSKDLNENLNTSNNVTAMKNNPKLCSICQKQTFKYKCPRCFVKTCSLPCSKMHKLTLNCSGKQYDPTEYVSSDEIKTLSKKKRKHDSITREEGKGENEEEENNVLVQRDYNFLINLNRKLSIVKQDGRIKNKKTLQLYRKNNTETSNNNHYGEPQVDMITRRGCKCILLPKGMKRSNMNKSKWDNNLQSFLWTIEWVICSNDVDNATETNKLINFYTHRNNENDELLKILANCRKVCFSIINENILNQEKSNMRVNVAKSDQEQDHVYTNDRSVNAKTTDTTVDNNCGTADKDGDRQNEHKMVFLPENIPPANTENDITTAKKIIQQRLMKLTETGKLKIYIKDFPKYVNGYMDSKNLKEIFLTEGLKLGEIFLNEKCIEFPTIFISVNGGKFDGFNIIEEGRQEQKNTEDSDDNSSDDEPTEEASNKPDIAKKPEVFGNEIKENQIKKETKSIKNNLITPSNEDIEYSDDDDDDEYEPGITLDFLAD; this is translated from the coding sequence ATGTGCTCAAAAGACCTCAATGAGAATCTCAATACTTCTAATAATGTCACAGCcatgaaaaataatccCAAATTATGTAGCATATGTCAAAAACAAAcctttaaatataaatgtcCCAGATGCTTCGTGAAAACATGTTCATTACCTTGTTCCAAAATGCATAAATTGACCCTCAATTGTTCAGGCAAACAGTATGATCCCACAGAATATGTAAGTAGCgatgaaataaaaaccctgagcaaaaagaaaagaaaacatgATTCTATCACCAGAGAGGAAGGAAAAGGAGAAAATGAGGAGGAAGAAAACAATGTTTTGGTTCAAAGAGATTAtaattttctaataaatctaaatagaaaattatCCATCGTAAAACAGGATGGcagaattaaaaataagaaaacaTTGCAATTGTAtaggaaaaataataccgAAACCAGTAACAACAATCATTATGGTGAACCTCAAGTTGATATGATTACTAGAAGAGGTTGtaaatgtattttattaccTAAGGGTATGAAAAGATCCAATATGAATAAAAGTAAGTGGGATAATAACTTACAAAGTTTTCTATGGACAATCGAATGGGTAATTTGTTCCAACGATGTTGATAATGCTACTGAGACCAATAAATTGATCAATTTTTATACACACagaaataatgaaaatgatgaattgttaaaaattttagcAAACTGTAGAAAAGTATGTTTTTccattattaatgaaaatatattgaaCCAAGAAAAGAGCAATATGAGGGTGAATGTTGCTAAATCAGATCAGGAGCAAGACCATGTATATACCAATGATAGATCTGTAAATGCAAAGACCACGGATACGACAGTAGATAACAATTGTGGTACTGCTGATAAGGATGGAGATAGGCAAAACGAACACAAGATGGTATTTTTACCTGAAAATATTCCTCCAGCTAATACTGAAAATGATATAACAACtgctaaaaaaataattcaacaAAGATTAATGAAACTAACGGAGACGGgcaagttaaaaatatatatcaaagATTTTCCAAAGTATGTTAATGGTTACATGGATAGTAAGAATTTGAAAGAAATATTTCTAACTGAAGGCTTGAAACTGGGCGAaatctttttaaatgaGAAATGTATTGAGTTTCCAACCATATTTATTAGCGTAAATGGCGGGAAATTTGATggttttaatataattgaAGAAGGACGACAAGAGCAAAAAAACACGGAAGATAGTGATGATAACAGCTCAGATGATGAACCCACGGAGGAAGCATCAAATAAACCCGATATTGCTAAGAAACCAGAAGTCTTTGGAAATGAAATTAAGGAAaatcaaattaaaaaagaaactaaatctataaaaaataacttgaTTACCCCAAGCAATGAAGATATTGAATATtcagatgatgatgatgatgatgaatatGAACCAGGTATAACTTTAGATTTCTTGGCAGATTGA
- the RRF1 gene encoding Rrf1p (similar to Saccharomyces cerevisiae YHR038W | RRF1 | Ribosome Recycling Factor): protein MMLFTHAKRALITNFIRIKRADKNIYRNVFLLKQLGTSNSLFFFGQKNNLFSTVSYRFAKKPKSSKNKKKTDEQQPADAEETVTLNIKDYQKNVACEMNEILELHKKKINESKMGLSNPKIFDKLMVGSSKFVDVATTTTKGRNMFIVTVFDPSNTKNVISAILGSGMNLNPERLPDNEQQLKISLPPVTSESRNKLAKELKRIFEDFKNTNKSGSLSSVRSKYMKDLKEFDQKNQDVKKCIQEVEKIHKDFVSKLHEQFKQAEKNIMK from the coding sequence atgatGCTGTTTACACATGCCAAAAGAGCCCTTATCACTAATTTCATCAGAATTAAAAGAGCTGATAAAAACATCTATAGAAATGTTTTCTTATTAAAACAGCTAGGAACAtcaaattctttatttttttttggtcaaaaaaataacttatTTTCAACAGTTTCATACAGGTTTGCCAAAAAACCAAAGAgttccaaaaataaaaaaaaaacagatgAACAACAACCTGCGGATGCTGAAGAAACAGTTACTTTAAACATCAAGGATTATCAGAAAAATGTTGCTTGTGAAATGAATGAGATTTTAGAGTtgcacaaaaaaaagattaacgAATCTAAAATGGGATTGAGCAATCCGAAGATCTTTGATAAATTGATGGTTGGGAGCTCTAAATTTGTTGATGTTGCTACAACTACAACAAAGGGCCGTAATATGTTTATAGTTACTGTTTTCGATCCTAGTAACACTAAAAATGTAATTAGTGCAATCCTGGGATCTGGAATGAATTTAAATCCAGAAAGACTGCCTGATAACGAACAACAATTGAAGATTTCTTTACCACCAGTAACCTCTGAAAGCAGAAACAAGTTGGCCAAAGAATTGAAGAGGATTTTCGAAGactttaaaaataccaataagAGTGGTTCTTTATCCTCTGTAAGGAGCAAATATATGAAGGATTTAAAGGAATTTGATCAGAAAAATCAGGATGTTAAGAAATGTATTCAAGAAGTTGAGAAAATACATAAAGATTTTGTTTCCAAGTTACATGAACAGTTCAAACAGGCTGAGAAAAACAttatgaaataa
- a CDS encoding uncharacterized protein (similar to Saccharomyces cerevisiae YGL055W | OLE1 | OLEic acid requiring) yields MSSSNTTIPEFDVTPFLNNKEIFPDVPVVDKERRLRKPSAHDPQIIHILKKINPAKAIFNIIIPLYCLFILIFSRPRFPDSTLFLIICITYYFLTISCFSIGYHRYFTHHSFQCTALIQYIFAIFGASIGMGSIWEFSAQHLLHHRFVDTEKDPFNKKYGWLFHMWGHNLFYGNKKAERAYLQMMSDISKVVYNHKTFNNIILWQHENYGALLLITLFVIPLIVSFSVKHEVIDIWTSVFYLGLCRMSIIQQQWLLAETLGHHFPKILSNQNYDDTNSSLNMSSQNLFLTTIFGILTFGETQHNYHHEFSSDYRNSNKWYVIDPNKYIVFLLNKFGLVWKLNKTDPKQVKQAELQQEQRILDKWKSKLNWGVPIDKLPILTPQQFTKMAKREFQLNKRALVCIEGIVHDVTPWINDHPGGPALLTSAIGKDATLAFNGAVYSHSSAARNVLANMRIAVVISESQNNVVWGESTSNNKDVDRVRLERKRHIDRKTHYAAGAA; encoded by the coding sequence ATGTCGTCCTCTAACACTACTATACCTGAGTTCGATGTAACaccatttttaaacaataaagAAATCTTTCCCGATGTGCCAGTGGTtgataaagaaagaaggCTGCGTAAGCCATCAGCACATGATCCACAAATAATacatattttgaaaaaaataaatccagCCAAagctatttttaatattatcatccCGTTGTACTGTCTATTcattttaatcttttcaaGACCCAGATTCCCAGAttcaactttatttttaatcatCTGCATTACATACTACTTTTTAACCATCTCGTGCTTTTCTATAGGGTATCATCGATACTTCACACACCATAGTTTTCAATGTACCGCTTTAATCCAATACATTTTTGCCATTTTTGGTGCATCCATTGGGATGGGGTCCATTTGGGAGTTTAGTGCGCAACATTTGTTGCATCATAGATTTGTAGACACAGAAAAGGACccattcaataaaaaatatggttGGTTATTTCATATGTGGGGCcataatttgttttatggaaataaaaaagcagAAAGGGCGTATTTACAGATGATGAGTGATATTTCCAAAGTTGTTTATAACCACAAGAcgtttaataatataatccTTTGGCAACATGAAAATTATGGagcattgttattaattacACTCTTTGTGATACCTCTTATAGTAAGTTTTAGTGTTAAGCATGAAGTGATTGATATATGGACTAGCGTGTTCTATTTAGGCTTATGTAGAATGAGCATTATTCAACAGCAATGGTTATTAGCAGAGACTTTAGGACATCATTTCCCCAAAATACTAAGTAATCAAAACTATGATGACACAAACTCAAGTTTGAATATGAGCTCACAAAATCTTTTCCTAACGACTATCTTTGGAATTTTAACATTTGGTGAGACACAGCACAATTATCATCATGAATTTTCTTCGGATTACAGAAATTCCAATAAGTGGTACGTAATTGATCCAAACAAGTATattgtgtttttattaaacaagTTTGGCTTAGTCtggaaattaaataaaactgaTCCAAAACAAGTTAAGCAGGCGGAATTACAGCAAGAACAGCGTATTTTGGATAAATGGAAGTCCAAACTCAATTGGGGTGTTCCAATCGATAAGTTACCGATCTTGACACCTCAGCAATTTACTAAAATGGCTAAAAGGGAATTTCAGCTAAATAAACGCGCTTTGGTTTGTATTGAAGGTATTGTACATGACGTCACACCCTGGATTAATGATCATCCTGGTGGTCCAGCACTATTAACTAGTGCTATTGGGAAAGATGCGACTTTGGCATTTAATGGTGCAGTTTACTCACATTCTTCTGCTGCTAGAAATGTGTTGGCAAATATGCGAATAGCTGTTGTTATATCAGAAAGTCAGAATAATGTGGTTTGGGGTGAATCtactagtaataataaggATGTTGATCGTGTAAGATTAGAACGAAAAAGACACATAGACAGAAAAACACATTATGCAGCAGGTGCCGCCTGA
- the SRP101 gene encoding Signal recognition particle receptor subunit alpha (similar to Saccharomyces cerevisiae YDR292C | SRP101 | Signal Recognition Particle): MSQAQQQKIEQFIIFDDYGHVYYTLNEDKKQITLLINSLISDYLIGGNDTNNNSIILSKNYKAKFKTVINKPKIRFVVLYPNSSNQPHVWDQMALDLLQLGERLWESLDLTEKITLYWNSNSNIMDGDNENSNNLDILEEKFRPYFKVKYEEILNKNSKKLLINGNMGPDIKQKANQAYNNNSKQGKSNSNKKNTTGNKSRKWNIDGSLDESGVDANGLDFSQMPDDAEHTSNNATSNKELIQDIDSSEFGGRNANGDFLIKEVDDLLSDTQLTKKTNKNDSSKSTGIFNLLQNKFLGNKKITDEDLSQVTKKFEKNLIAKNVAPEVANYLMSQIKKDLVGSTTANWTSVESTAKESLSKTLTTLLTPGVSIDLLHEIQKKRRLDPSSPYVFSVVGVNGVGKSTNLSKLAFWLLQNNFKVLIVACDTFRSGAVEQLRVHVENLAELTDSTHVRGSKNTRGKSGNDFVELFEAGYGGSDLVTKTAKQAIKYASENKFDIVLMDTAGRRHNDATLMSPLKTFAEQAKPDKIIMVGEALVGTDSVQQAKNFNAAFGKNRNLDFLIISKCDTVGDMLGTMVNMVYATHIPILFIGVGQTYTDIRTLSVSWAVNTLLSY; this comes from the coding sequence ATGTCTCAGgcacaacaacaaaagatCGAAcaattcattattttcgATGATTATGGCCATGTATATTATACTTTAAACGAGGACAAGAAACAAATAACTTTACTTATAAATTCGTTAATCTCAGATTATTTGATCGGTGGTAATGATACAAATAACAATTCCATCATCTTAagcaaaaattataaagctaaatttaaaacagtTATCaataaaccaaaaattCGATTTGTGGTTCTTTATCCCAATAGTTCCAATCAACCTCATGTCTGGGACCAAATGGCCTTAGATCTTTTGCAGCTTGGAGAAAGATTATGGGAATCATTGGACTTGactgaaaaaattactttGTATTGGAATAGCAACTCAAACATTATGGATGGcgataatgaaaatagtaataatttgGATATTTTGGAAGAAAAATTCAGGCCTTATTTCAAAGTTAAATATGAAGAAatcttgaataaaaattcaaaaaaattattgatcAATGGGAATATGGGACCAGATATCAAACAGAAGGCTAATCAGGcctataataacaacagtaAACAAGGTAAAAGTAATtcaaacaagaaaaatactACCGGTAACAAATCAAGAAAATGGAATATAGATGGTTCCTTGGACGAATCTGGTGTGGATGCAAATGGTTTAGATTTCAGCCAAATGCCTGATGATGCAGAACATACCAGTAATAATGCCACTAGCAACAAAGAATTAATTCAAGATATAGACAGCTCTGAGTTTGGTGGCAGAAATGCTAATGGCGATTTCTTAATTAAAGAAGTAGATGATTTACTATCAGACACTCAGCttactaaaaaaacaaacaaaaatgacAGCTCTAAAAGTACTGGtatttttaacttgttacaaaataaatttttgggaaacaaaaaaattaccgATGAAGATTTGAGTCAAGTTACGAAAAAATtcgaaaaaaatttaattgcGAAAAACGTGGCACCAGAAGTCGCCAATTATTTGATGTCTCAGATCAAGAAGGACTTGGTTGGTTCTACAACTGCTAACTGGACAAGTGTGGAGTCTACTGCAAAGGAGTCCTTGAGCAAAACATTAACTACGCTACTAACACCAGGTGTATCCATAGATTTGTTGCatgaaattcaaaaaaaacgtAGATTAGATCCCTCGAGCCCTTATGTGTTTAGTGTTGTTGGTGTTAATGGCGTTGGAAAATCAACCAACTTGTCTAAATTGGCGTTTTGGCTGCTACAAAACAATTTCAAAGTTTTGATTGTTGCCTGTGATACATTTAGATCTGGTGCTGTGGAACAGCTTAGAGTGCACGTGGAGAATTTGGCTGAATTGACTGATTCTACTCATGTTCGTGGCTCCAAAAATACGAGAGGTAAGTCTGGTAACGATTTTgttgaattatttgaagCAGGGTATGGTGGCTCTGATTTAGTTACCAAAACTGCCAAACAAGCCATCAAGTACGCCAGCGAGAACAAGTTTGATATTGTTTTGATGGACACCGCTGGTAGAAGACATAACGACGCTACGTTAATGTCGCCATTGAAGACATTTGCTGAACAAGCGAAGCCTGACAAGATTATTATGGTTGGTGAAGCCTTGGTTGGTACTGACTCCGTTCAACAAGCTAAAAATTTCAATGCAGCTTTTGgcaaaaatagaaatttggattttttaattatatccAAATGTGACACGGTTGGTGATATGTTGGGTACCATGGTTAATATGGTATATGCAACACACATCcctattttgtttatcgGTGTGGGCCAAACTTACACTGATATACGTACATTAAGTGTCTCTTGGGCTGTTAATACCCTTCTATCGTATTAA